One genomic window of Deltaproteobacteria bacterium includes the following:
- a CDS encoding glycosyltransferase family 4 protein: protein MRPALAADPRAFREREEQDALRIAVYCPHYEDAGGVREVVRRLTAGMAIRGHEVDVIARLPGGNGAPLPARDPSTGVPILRMRVVRAPYRGAGARAFRHFLHRFPAGAFRLVRGVRALAPDLIAAHCSKFHAPYVATLRAVLGVPVVAHLHNGPQTADGPESLVLSRLLLRSARRVIAVSPAVADYARGVLPAHAERVRTVPNGIDPAEFERVAPATRARPYVLGAGALAERKGFDVLIDAFAAAGTDLDLVLAGDGPEGAALAARAAARGVAARVHFLGHVDRVTVASLLRGAAIVAIPSRFEGHPLICLEAMLAGAPVVASDIPGLPADLRHGQTGLRVPGEDPAALAQALRELAEVPERARALGRAAREAARRLPSWDEVTTRVLDEYE, encoded by the coding sequence ATGCGGCCGGCTCTCGCAGCGGATCCTCGCGCGTTCCGAGAGCGCGAGGAACAGGACGCCCTGCGAATCGCGGTCTACTGCCCTCACTACGAGGACGCGGGCGGGGTGCGGGAGGTCGTCCGTCGACTGACCGCGGGCATGGCGATCCGCGGCCACGAGGTGGACGTCATCGCGCGGCTGCCGGGCGGCAACGGCGCTCCCCTCCCTGCTCGCGATCCGTCGACGGGCGTGCCCATCCTGCGCATGCGCGTCGTGCGCGCGCCCTACCGCGGCGCCGGCGCACGTGCGTTCCGCCACTTCCTCCATCGCTTTCCGGCGGGAGCCTTCCGCCTCGTGCGGGGCGTGCGCGCGCTCGCCCCGGACTTGATCGCCGCGCACTGCTCCAAGTTCCACGCGCCCTACGTGGCCACGCTCCGCGCCGTACTCGGTGTCCCCGTGGTCGCGCACCTGCACAACGGCCCGCAGACCGCCGACGGACCGGAGAGCCTGGTGCTGTCGCGGCTCCTATTGCGCTCCGCGCGCCGCGTGATCGCCGTCTCGCCCGCAGTCGCCGACTACGCCCGCGGGGTGCTGCCCGCGCACGCCGAGCGGGTGAGGACCGTGCCGAACGGAATCGACCCGGCCGAGTTCGAGAGGGTCGCGCCCGCGACACGCGCGCGTCCGTACGTGCTGGGCGCCGGCGCCCTCGCCGAGCGGAAGGGGTTCGACGTCCTGATCGACGCCTTCGCGGCCGCCGGGACGGACCTCGACCTCGTGCTCGCCGGCGACGGCCCCGAGGGCGCCGCCCTCGCGGCCCGCGCCGCGGCCCGCGGCGTCGCGGCGCGCGTCCATTTCCTCGGGCACGTCGACCGGGTCACGGTGGCGAGCCTCCTGCGCGGGGCCGCGATCGTCGCCATCCCTTCGCGCTTCGAGGGGCACCCACTCATCTGCCTCGAGGCGATGCTGGCGGGCGCGCCCGTGGTCGCCAGCGACATTCCGGGGCTGCCCGCGGACCTGCGCCACGGGCAGACCGGGCTTCGCGTCCCCGGCGAGGATCCCGCGGCGCTCGCGCAGGCGCTCCGCGAGCTCGCCGAAGTCCCGGAGCGGGCCCGGGCTCTCGGACGTGCGGCGCGCGAGGCGGCGCGGCGCCTTCCGAGCTGGGACGAGGTCACGACACGCGTGCTCGACGAGTACGAA